A genome region from Tachyglossus aculeatus isolate mTacAcu1 chromosome 1, mTacAcu1.pri, whole genome shotgun sequence includes the following:
- the ALPI gene encoding intestinal-type alkaline phosphatase, with protein MPWKPPKSCSPSTLEPRISFFSWEMTYNVDRQVPDSAGTATAYLCGVKANYKTIGVSAGARFNECPTNHGNEVYSVLSRAKKAGKSVGVVTTTRVQHASPSGNYAHVVNRDWYSDADMKAEDLRLGCKDIATQLISNVDIDVILGGGRKYMFPKGTPDPEYPNATSESGIRNDSNDLVKQWLNDRKGARYVWNRTALLEVAKDPSVTHIMGLFEPVDMKYELLRDQKLDPSLLEMTEAAIQLLSRNPRGYYLFVEGGRIDHGHHEGIARMALTETIQFDLTIERTTQLTSDSDTLIAVTADHSHVFTFGGYTHRGTSIFGIVQNTAKDKKNYTSILYGNGPGHVEGDRPDVDGVTNEGISYLQQAAVPLSSETHGGEDVAIFARGPQAHLFHGVQEQNYVAHVMAFASCLEPYENCGLPLSKATAPVFLSPLWLVSLSLLLLLLGLH; from the exons ATGCCTTGGAAGCCGCCAAAAAGTTGCAGCCCATCAACACTAGAGCCAAGAATCTCATTCTTTTCCTGGGAGATG ACGTACAACGTGGATAGGCAGGTGCCGGACAGTGCGGGCACAGCCACCGCTTACCTGTGCGGGGTGAAGGCCAACTACAAGACCATCGGGGTCAGCGCCGGCGCCCGCTTTAACGAGTGCCCAACAAACCATGGCAATGAGGTCTACTCCGTCCTGTCCCGAGCCAAGAAGGCAG GGAAGTCGGTGGGGGTGGTGACAACCACCCGCGTGCAGCACGCCTCCCCCTCGGGCAACTATGCCCACGTGGTCAACCGCGACTGGTACTCGGACGCTGATATGAAAGCTGAAGACTTGAGGTTGGGCTGCAAGGATATCGCCACGCAGCTCATCTCCAACGTGGACATTGAT GTGATCCTGGGAGGAGGCCGCAAGTACATGTTCCCGAAAGGTACACCGGACCCCGAATACCCAAATGCCACCTCCGAGAGCGGGATCCGGAATGACAGCAATGACCTGGTGAAGCAGTGGCTGAACGACCGCAAG GGTGCCCGCTACGTGTGGAACCGGACAGCGCTGCTGGAAGTGGCCAAAGACCCTTCAGTGACACATATTATGG GTCTGTTTGAACCCGTGGACATGAAGTATGAATTGCTGAGAGACCAGAAATTGGATCCCTCCTTGCTGGAGATGACGGAAGCCGCCATCCAACTGCTCAGTCGCAATCCCCGGGGCTATTACCTTTTTGTGGAAG GTGGCCGGATTGATCATGGGCACCACGAAGGAATAGCCCGCATGGCCCTGACGGAGACCATCCAGTTTGACTTAACCATTGAGAGGACgacccagctgaccagtgacaGTGACACCCTCATCGCGGTCACCGCCGATCACTCCCATGTCTTCACCTTCGGCGGCTATACCCACAGGGGGACCTCCATTTTTG GAATTGTGCAAAACACGGCAAAAGATAAGAAAAACTACACCTCCATCCTCTATGGCAACGGACCTGGACACGTCGAGGGTGACCGGCCTGACGTCGACGGGGTGACCAatg AGGGGATCAGTTACCTCCAGCAGGCAGCAGTACCCCTGTCCTCAGAGACGCACGGCGGGGAGGATGTGGCCATCTTTGCCCGGGGACCACAGGCTCACCTATTCCACGGAGTGCAGGAGCAGAATTACGTGGCCCATGTCATGGCGTTTGCCAGCTGCCTGGAGCCCTACGAAAACTGTGGGCTGCCGCTATCCAAAGCAACAGCCCCCGTGTTCTTGTCACCCCTCTGgctggtctccctctccctgctcctcctgctgctggggCTGCACTGA